A single genomic interval of Oryza sativa Japonica Group chromosome 7, ASM3414082v1 harbors:
- the LOC136357245 gene encoding protein PELPK1-like gives MSSSSSSSSALLLMAALLLSCGAMGSTARHLEEKAPHFPAVPELPPHPELPELPKPELPPPLPELPRPVVPELPPHPAVPELPPLPKPELPPHPVVPEMLPHPVVPELPHYPAVPGFPKHGLPPKPELPPLPTAELPPEHEVHDPEPETKQP, from the coding sequence atgtcgtcgtcgtcgtcgtcgtcgtcggctctGTTGCTCatggcggcgctgctgctctCGTGCGGCGCCATGGGCAGCACGGCGAGGCACCTCGAGGAGAAGGCGCCGCACTTCCCCGCCGTGCCCGAGCTGCCGCCGCACCCCGAGCTGCCGGAGCTTCCAAAGcccgagctgccgccgccgctccctgaGCTTCCTCGCCCCGTCGTGCCGGAGctgccgccgcaccccgccgtgcCGGAGCTGCCACCGTTGCCCAAGCCTGAGCTGCCGCCGCACCCCGTCGTGCCGGAGATGCTGCCGCACCCCGTCGTGCCGGAGCTGCCGCACTACCCGGCCGTGCCGGGGTTCCCAAAGCACGGGCTGCCACCGAAGCCTGAGCTGCCGCCATTGCCCACGGCGGAGCTGCCGCCGGAGCACGAGGTTCACGACCCGGAGCCGGAGACCAAGCAGCCATGA
- the LOC4343812 gene encoding protein PELPK1 — translation MSSSVLLFLVALLLSCSTMGNAARRLEVEYPAAHPAVPELPKPELPPHPVVPELPKHEEPPPHPHPAVPELPKPELPPPHPAVPELPKHEEPPHPVVPELPKPEVPHPAVPELPKHEEPPHPVVPELPKHEEPPHPVVPELPKPEVPHPAVPELPKHEEPPHPVVPELPKPEVPHPVVPELPKPEVPHPTVPEHEQPPKPESHYPEKP, via the coding sequence ATGTCTTCCTCGGTTCTTCTCTTCCTCGTGGCGCTGCTGCTCTCGTGCAGCACCATGGGCAACGCTGCACGACGCCTGGAGGTGGAGTACCCGGCGGCGCACCCCGCCGTGCCGGAGCTTCCCAAGCCTGAGCTGCCGCCGCACCCCGTCGTGCCGGAGCTGCCAAAGCACGAAGAACCACCGCCACACCCACACCCCGCCGTGCCGGAGCTTCCGAAGCCTgaactgccgccgccgcaccccgccgtgcCGGAGCTGCCCAAGCACGAAGAGCCACCGCACCCCGTCGTGCCGGAGCTGCCAAAGCCCGAGGTGCCTCACCCTGCCGTGCCGGAGTTGCCGAAACACGAAGAGCCACCACACCCCGTCGTGCCGGAGTTGCCGAAACACGAAGAGCCACCGCACCCCGTCGTGCCGGAGCTGCCGAAGCCCGAGGTGCCTCACCCTGCTGTGCCGGAGTTGCCGAAACACGAAGAGCCACCACACCCCGTCGTGCCGGAGTTGCCAAAGCCTGAGGTGCCACACCCTGTGGTGCCGGAGTTGCCGAAGCCCGAGGTGCCGCATCCCACCGTGCCAGAGCATGAACAGCCGCCCAAGCCTGAGAGCCATTATCCCGAGAAGCCATGA
- the LOC4343813 gene encoding protein PELPK1 — protein MVFKKNAMSSSVLFLAALLLLSSSSMSSAARWLEEEYPPHPTVPELPKPEVPPHPAVPELPKHEEPPHPVVPELPKHEEPPHPVVPELPKPELPPHPVVPELPKHEEPPHPAVVPELPKHEEPPHPAVVPEFPKHEEPPHPAVPELPHPAVPEIPHPAVPELPKHEEPPHPVVPELPKPEVPHAAVPELPKPELPPHPAVPELPKHEEPPHPVVPELPKHEEPPHPVVPELPKPEEPHHPEVPEHEQPPKPESHYPEVPMAKP, from the coding sequence ATGGTCTTTAAGAAGAACGCCATGTCTTCCTCGGTTCTCTTCCTcgccgcgctgctgctgctctcgtCCAGCTCCATGAGCAGCGCGGCACGGTGGCTCGAGGAGGAGTACCCGCCGCACCCCACCGTGCCGGAGTTACCCAAGCCGGAGgtgccgccgcaccccgccgtgcCGGAGCTGCCCAAGCATGAGGAGCCGCCGCACCCCGTCGTGCCGGAGTTGCCCAAGCACGAAGAGCCGCCTCACCCCGTCGTACCGGAGCTTCCCAAACCTGAGCTGCCGCCACACCCCGTCGTGCCGGAGTTGCCAAAGCACGAAGAGCCACCACACCCCGCCGTCGTGCCGGAGTTGCCCAAGCACGAAGAGCCGCCGCACCCTGCCGTCGTGCCGGAGTTTCCCAAGCACGAGGAGCCACCACACCCTGCCGTGCCGGAGCTGCCACACCCAGCTGTGCCGGAGATACCGCACCCAGCCGTGCCGGAGCTTCCCAAGCACGAGGAGCCGCCACACCCCGTCGTGCCGGAGCTGCCAAAGCCGGAGGTGCCACACGCCGCCGTGCCGGAGTTGCCCAAACCTGAGCTGCCGCCACACCCCGCCGTGCCGGAGCTGCCTAAGCACGAAGAGCCGCCGCACCCTGTCGTGCCGGAGCTGCCCAAGCACGAGGAGCCGCCGCACCCCGTCGTGCCGGAGCTGCCGAAGCCTGAAGAGCCGCACCACCCCGAGGTGCCGGAGCATGAACAGCCGCCGAAGCCTGAGAGCCATTACCCCGAGGTGCCGATGGCCAAGCCATGA
- the LOC4343814 gene encoding protein PELPK1, translated as MASKNSMSSSLLFLMALLLSWSSISSAARYLEEEAAPKEEYPELPKPELPPHLAVPELPKPELPHGAAVPEFPKVPELPHPEVPELPKPELPEHPAVPELPKPELPSLPKVELPPLPKPEFHFPEPEAKPQARQPRAERRDGVLLCGGDEHGRGGDDRFPDPEPTVDDADAASSGRARLEQVEGRRQWESAAAAASRRQAAGERQRAAARGRSRRKGGVGSCRQRKAAVWARGLEEKEARAPRPRRVGSWSRSAATSSGPKRTLRCTSSSPGRSLSLASSDAGSGRSVTTAELLSGRVKSSPAQGIGGHSESPNSSSETSASASTNETNAEEADEEVHRVLARLRVQHEKLTVSPAATQAQQQHLGGGEERAAENAASVKCKPFDMASSHTKPSILLLAAALLLLSCSSIGGAARYLEEAAPAAAAAEEEEHPAHPAVPEIPKPELPELPKVPELPHPVVPELPKPELPKIPEVPHLAVPELPKPEVPEIPKAELPPLPKFELPPKPEFHFPEPEAKP; from the exons ATGGCTTCCAAGAACTCCATGTCCTCCTCGCTTCTCTTCCTCATGGCGCTGCTGCTCTCATGGAGCTCCATCAGCAGCGCAGCTCGCTacctggaggaggaggccgcgcccAAGGAGGAGTACCCGGAGCTTCCGAAGCCCGAGCTGCCGCCGCACCTCGCCGTGCCGGAGCTGCCAAAGCCCGAGCTGCCGCatggcgccgccgtgccggagtTTCCGAAGGTGCCTGAACTGCCACACCCCGAGGTGCCGGAATTGCCGAAGCCTGAATTGCCTGAGCACCCTGCGGTGCCGGAGCTCCCGAAGCCTGAGCTGCCATCGTTGCCCAAGGTCGAGCTGCCGCCATTGCCCAAGCCTGAGTTCCACTTCCCGGAGCCGGAGGCCAAGCCA CAAGCGCGGCAGCCACGGGCGGAGCGGCGTGACGGGGTTCTCCTCTGTGGAGGCGACGagcacggccgcggcggcgacgacaggtTCCCAGACCCGGAGCCAACGGttgacgacgccgacgcggcaAGCAGTGGGCGAGCGCGGCTGGAGCAGGTGGAGGGGCGGCGTCAGTGGGAGAGCGCGGCTgcagcggcgagccggcgacaagcggcgggcgagcggcagcgggcggcggcgcgtggccggaGCAGGCGGAAGGGCGGCGTCGGCAGCTGTAGGCAGCGGAAAGCGGCGGTCTGGGCCCGGGGACTCGAGGAGAAGGAAGCGCGAGCACCGCGGCCGAGGCGCGTGGGGAGCTGGTCGCGCAgcgcggcgacgtcgtcggGGCCGAAGAGGACCCTGCGGTGCACGAGCTCGTCTCCTGGACGGAGCCTGTCGCTGGCCTCGTCGGACGCCGGCTC TGGCCggtcggtgacgacggcggagtTGCTATCCGGCAGGGTCAAGAGTTCGCCGGCGCAAGGGATTGGCGGGCACAGCGAGTCACCGAACTCCTCCAGCgagacgtcggcgtcggcctcgaCGAATGAGACGAACGCGGAGGAGGCCGATGAGGAAGTCCACCGCGTCCTTGCGCGCCTCCGCGTACAGCAC GAGAAGCTGACGGTGAGCCCGGCGGCGACgcaggcgcagcagcagcatctgggcggcggcgaggagcgcgcggcggagaaTGCGGCGTCG GTTAAGTGCAAACCGTTCGACATGGCTTCCAGCCATACCAAGCCATCCATTCTCCTCCTTGCGGcagcgctgctgctgctctcgtGCAGCTccatcggcggcgcggcgaggtatCTGGAGGAggctgcgccggcggcggcggcggcggaggaggaggagcacccgGCACACCCCGCCGTGCCGGAGATACCAAAGCCTGAACTGCCGGAGCTGCCCAAGGTGCCTGAGCTGCCTCACCCCGTCGTGCCGGAGTTGCCGAAACCGGAGCTGCCGAAGATCCCCGAGGTGCCGCACCTCGCCGTGCCGGAGCTGCCCAAGCCGGAGGTGCCGGAGATTCCCAAGGCTGAGCTGCCGCCATTGCCCAAGTTCGAGTTGCCGCCGAAGCCCGAGTTCCACTTCCCGGAGCCGGAGGCCAAGCCATGA
- the LOC4343816 gene encoding uncharacterized protein, with protein MAARKIAMSTSSLLLLLLAAALLLTGDAARILQEAAWPPYDYPKPDQPPPLLPTPDVVPNPNQPPLQPTPGVPPLPNPDVPPMNKPDVPPMPKPDGPPIPPVQPCPDQPPQPKPDGPPLPNPNQPPQPNPNGPPKPDMPPMPKPDGLPNTYEPSRPDQPPQPISDGPPLPNPNVPPKPDQPPQPIPNGPPKPDMLPMPKPDGSPNSYAPSVPDQSTQPNPNGPSIPNQPPQPIPNGPIKPDQPPQPNPDMPPKPDQPPQPCPDGPPKPDQPPQPNPNGPPKPDQPPQPNPNGPSKPDQPPRPNPDMPPKPDQPPQPEYYEQPPKPDAPQMPPLPNGEIPFSP; from the coding sequence atggcTGCTCGCAAGATAGCCATGTCCACTTCGTCACTGCTCTTattgctgcttgctgctgccCTGCTGCTCACCGGTGATGCGGCGAGAATCCTGCAGGAAGCGGCTTGGCCACCCTACGATTACCCAAAGCCTGAtcagccgccaccgctgctgccAACACCTGATGTTGTGCCAAATCCAAATCAGCCTCCCCTGCAGCCCACACCCGGTGTTCCACCACTGCCCAATCCTGATGTGCCACCGATGAATAAGCCCGATGTGCCACCGATGCCTAAACCCGATGGGCCACCCATTCCCCCGGTACAACCATGTCCTGATCAGCCACCACAACCTAAACCTGATGGGCCACCATTGCCAAATCCTAATCAACCACCACAACCCAATCCTAATGGGCCGCCAAAGCCTGATATGCCACCGATGCCTAAACCTGATGGGTTGCCCAATACTTATGAGCCATCAAGACCTGACCAGCCACCTCAACCTATATCTGATGGGCCACCACTGCCTAATCCTAATGTTCCACCAAAGCCTGACCAACCACCACAACCCATTCCTAATGGGCCACCGAAGCCTGATATGCTTCCAATGCCTAAACCTGATGGGTCACCCAATTCTTATGCGCCTTCGGTGCCGGACCAATCAACACAACCCAATCCAAATGGGCCATCAATCCCTAACCAACCACCACAACCTATACCTAATGGGCCGATAAAGCCTGACCAGCCACCGCAGCCCAATCCCGATATGCCACCAAAGCCAGACCAACCACCCCAACCTTGCCCTGATGGGCCACCGAAACCTGACCAGCCTCCACAGCCCAATCCTAATGGGCCACCGAAACCTGACCAGCCGCCACAACCTAATCCTAATGGGCCATCAAAGCCTGACCAACCGCCAAGACCCAATCCTGACATGCCGCCAAAACCTGATCAACCACCACAGCCAGAGTACTATGAACAACCACCAAAGCCGGATGCACCCCAGATGCCACCGTTGCCGAACGGTGAGATCCCATTTTCACCATAG
- the LOC4343817 gene encoding protein PELPK2, protein MASKIAISLLLAALLACAAASGAAARRLEEEEPSSTTAPAEEEDQEEPNHPAAVFPELPVPEHELPPLPKVVELPPFFPEAHLPPFPEVDLPPKPEFPGVPEFHFPAEPEAKP, encoded by the coding sequence ATGGCTTCCAAGATCGCCATCTCCCTCCTGCTCGCGGCGCTGCtggcgtgcgccgccgcgagcggcgcggcggcgaggaggctggaggaggaggagccgtcgtcgacgacggctCCGGCCGAGGAGGAAGATCAGGAGGAGCCGAACCACCCGGCCGCCGTCTTCCCGGAGCTGCCGGTGCCGGAGCAcgagctgccgccgctgcccaaGGTGGTGGAGCTGCCTCCGTTCTTCCCGGAGGCTCACCTTCCGCCGTTCCCGGAGGTCGACCTGCCGCCCAAGCCGGAGTTCCCCGGCGTCCCCGAGTTCCACTTCCCGGCCGAGCCAGAGGCCAAGCCATGA
- the LOC4343818 gene encoding APO protein 3, mitochondrial, giving the protein MPPSGLFPRRALAEGAGALGRSLPLVGGGSWTRLVHGGGGGSEAEGEEFPYADVPRPGRKWERKPYVTPMKVLIRRAKEERRARRENPCRVLERPPENGLLVPGLVGVAHQVHGAWESLLRGLTRLVEGGAVAVRRCRFCPEVHVGGVGHEIRTCEGPGSAARNALHVWRPGTARDVVGFPYCYHLFDRVGKPRVSHKEKYDVPRLPAILELCIQAGVDVERYPAKRRTRPVYSIEGRIVDFEPDDDEDDSADDTGPSLPSLAADEAGKMEEEMTVCELGARTLQSWLDMRAGAARLMGKYGVVTCGYCPEVQVGPKGHKVRMCKASKHQQRDGQHAWQEATVDDLVRPNYVWHVPATGHGGDGGAPPLANELKRYYGKAPAVVELCVRAGAPVPAQYRSMMRLDVVPPARDEHDLVA; this is encoded by the coding sequence atgccgcCGTCGGGGCTTTTTCCTCGTCGAGCCCTTGCCGAGGGAGCCGGAGCGCTGGGCAGGTCACTCCCTCTTGTCGGCGGTGGTTCATGGACGAGACTGgtacatggcggcggcggggggtctGAGGCGGAAGGCGAGGAGTTCCCGTACGCCGACGTGCCGCGGCCTGGGAGGAAGTGGGAGCGGAAGCCGTACGTGACGCCGATGAAGGTCCTCATCCGGCGGGCcaaggaggagcggcgcgcgcggcgggagaACCCGTGCCGCGTGCTGGAGCGCCCGCCGGAGAACGGCCTCCTCGTGCCGGgcctcgtcggcgtcgcgcaCCAGGTGCACGGCGCGTGGGAGAGCCTCCTCCGCGGGCTCACCAGGCTCGTcgagggcggcgccgtcgccgtgagGCGGTGCAGGTTCTGCCCGGAGGTgcacgtcggcggcgtcgggcaCGAGATCCGGACGTGCGAGGGCCCCGGCAGCGCGGCGAGGAACGCGCTGCACGTGTGGCGGCCAGGCACGGCGCGGGACGTCGTCGGCTTCCCCTACTGCTACCACCTGTTCGACCGCGTCGGCAAGCCCAGGGTGTCGCACAAGGAGAAGTACGACGTCCCGAGGCTCCCGGCGATCCTCGAGCTCTGCATCCAGGCCGGCGTCGACGTCGAACGCTACCCGGCCAAGCGGCGCACACGCCCGGTATACTCCATCGAAGGGAGAATCGTGGACTTTGAGCCAGACGACGACGAAGATGACAGCGCCGACGACACAGGCCCATCGCTGCCTTCTCTTGCCGCCGATGAAGCCGgcaagatggaggaggagatgacGGTGTGCGAGCTGGGTGCACGGACGCTGCAGTCGTGGCTGGACATgcgcgccggcgcggcgaggctGATGGGCAAGTACGGCGTGGTGACGTGCGGCTACTGCCCGGAGGTGCAGGTCGGGCCGAAGGGGCACAAGGTGCGGATGTGCAAGGCCAGCAAGCACCAGCAGCGGGACGGGCAGCACGCGTGGCAGGAGGCCACCGTCGACGACCTGGTCCGGCCCAACTACGTCTGGCACGTCCCCGCCACCGGccatggtggcgacggcggcgccccgcCGCTCGCCAACGAGCTGAAGAGATACTACGGCAAGGCCCCCGCCGTGGTGGAGCTCTGCGTGCGCGCCGGCGCGCCCGTGCCCGCGCAGTACAGGAGCATGATGCGGCTCGACGTCGTGCCACCCGCCCGCGACGAGCACGACCTCGTCGCCTAG